A region of Reichenbachiella carrageenanivorans DNA encodes the following proteins:
- a CDS encoding S41 family peptidase: MAKNLEIFASLYGEVNTYYVDEVNPNKLIRTSINAMLEKLDPYTVYIPEDDIEDFRTNATGEYGGIGIQSNKIKEQHVVLNIYENSPASTAGIKIGDVITAVDGVRLGNLTDDQAGKLMKGQSGSDIQIEVIRNGNEKLSFTTTREKITIPNISYSTLMDESIGYLRLSEFTNDAADDVKKTVLDLKKQGAKELIIDLRENPGGLLNEAVDICNLFVTKGSKIVDTKGKIEAQSHSYTAKAEPLDLDIPIAVIINHNSASASEIVSGVIQDYDRGVIIGQKSYGKGLVQVSRKLSFNSQLKVTTAKYYIPSGRCIQALDYAHRTSDGSATKVADSLKTKFYTSNNRLVYDGGGIDPDILIKEPSPSSYTKNLAESNLIFDYATKYYYENDSIAAPQVFELTDAEYQDFINWMSTKTFKNPSQVENTLELLEEAATDDDVYHNLIAEIEGITASVEKIKSNGLITFKPEIKTLLEKHIILRYYYTSGVVEAALYKDQEIKEARKILSDSEAYITLLKG, encoded by the coding sequence ATGGCAAAGAATCTAGAAATCTTCGCTTCACTATACGGAGAAGTCAACACATACTATGTAGACGAAGTAAACCCCAATAAGCTCATCCGTACGAGTATCAATGCCATGCTAGAAAAACTCGATCCCTATACCGTCTACATTCCAGAAGACGATATCGAAGATTTTCGCACCAATGCTACTGGCGAATATGGAGGAATAGGCATCCAGTCCAACAAAATCAAAGAACAGCATGTCGTACTAAATATTTATGAAAATTCACCTGCAAGCACGGCTGGCATCAAAATAGGTGATGTGATCACCGCTGTGGATGGCGTAAGACTTGGCAATCTTACCGACGATCAGGCGGGTAAACTGATGAAAGGACAATCAGGGTCAGACATTCAAATAGAGGTCATCCGCAATGGCAATGAAAAACTAAGTTTCACTACCACAAGAGAAAAAATTACCATACCCAATATCAGCTACAGCACACTCATGGATGAGTCTATAGGCTATTTAAGGCTAAGTGAGTTTACCAATGATGCAGCCGATGACGTGAAAAAAACCGTGCTAGACCTAAAAAAACAAGGCGCCAAAGAATTGATTATTGACCTACGAGAAAACCCAGGAGGGCTCCTCAACGAAGCCGTAGATATTTGTAACCTTTTCGTCACTAAGGGTTCAAAAATAGTAGACACTAAAGGAAAAATAGAAGCACAAAGCCACTCCTACACAGCCAAAGCTGAGCCATTGGACTTAGACATTCCTATTGCAGTCATTATCAACCACAATAGTGCCTCTGCTTCCGAAATTGTATCTGGCGTAATCCAAGACTATGATCGAGGGGTGATCATTGGACAAAAGTCTTACGGCAAAGGACTGGTACAGGTATCTCGAAAATTATCATTCAACTCGCAGCTCAAAGTAACTACTGCCAAATACTATATCCCTAGTGGCAGGTGTATTCAAGCACTGGACTATGCACATCGCACCTCTGACGGCAGTGCCACCAAAGTAGCAGATTCTCTTAAAACAAAGTTTTACACCTCCAACAATAGACTGGTCTATGATGGAGGCGGAATAGACCCTGATATTTTGATCAAAGAACCCTCACCTTCATCCTATACCAAAAACCTAGCAGAAAGCAATCTTATTTTTGACTATGCAACCAAATACTACTACGAAAACGACAGCATAGCTGCTCCTCAAGTATTTGAGCTGACAGATGCCGAGTATCAGGATTTTATAAACTGGATGTCTACCAAAACATTTAAAAATCCTTCTCAAGTAGAAAACACACTAGAGCTGCTTGAAGAAGCCGCCACCGACGACGATGTATATCACAATCTCATCGCAGAGATAGAAGGCATCACTGCTTCTGTCGAAAAAATCAAATCTAACGGTTTGATTACCTTCAAACCAGAAATAAAAACGTTACTAGAAAAGCACATCATATTGAGATACTACTACACCTCTGGAGTAGTAGAAGCAGCACTCTATAAAGACCAAGAAATCAAAGAGGCGCGCAAAATACTCTCTGATTCTGAGGCATATATCACCTTATTAAAAGGCTAG
- a CDS encoding bile acid:sodium symporter family protein: protein MYENLDHVVLTFNKESLLLLNACIALIMFGVALDLKVHHFKYLLKTPKVIFIGLASQLLLLPLITFLLVLLLKPSPSMALGMMLVAACPGGNVSNFYASLSNGNVALSVSLTAITSSLAFLSTPLNFTFWANQYAPTAAILHSVKLDILDVIITVVFILVIPLVLGMLVNKKHPKTTLKIAKPIKRLSILIFAGFVVGALASNFDHFVNYIFNFIFLVMIHNALALTTGYSFSKLFKIGIPETRSITIETGIQNSGLALVIIFEYFNGMGGMAIIAAWWGVWHLISGALISWQWSSRPAIAATP from the coding sequence ATGTACGAAAATCTGGATCACGTAGTCCTTACCTTTAACAAGGAGTCGCTGCTACTACTCAATGCTTGCATTGCGCTCATCATGTTTGGAGTAGCCCTAGACCTCAAGGTTCATCATTTCAAATATCTACTTAAAACACCCAAGGTTATTTTTATCGGCTTAGCATCACAACTTCTTTTATTACCGCTGATCACCTTCTTACTCGTACTTTTGCTAAAACCCTCTCCTAGCATGGCACTCGGCATGATGCTAGTAGCCGCCTGTCCAGGAGGCAACGTATCCAACTTTTACGCCAGCCTGTCCAATGGCAATGTAGCACTATCCGTCAGCCTAACGGCGATTACCTCGTCCTTAGCCTTTTTGTCTACTCCGCTTAATTTTACCTTTTGGGCCAACCAATACGCCCCTACAGCAGCCATCTTACACTCCGTCAAACTCGACATTCTAGATGTAATTATCACCGTTGTTTTTATCCTAGTGATCCCGCTTGTGCTAGGTATGCTGGTCAATAAAAAACATCCAAAAACTACACTCAAGATAGCTAAACCTATCAAGCGACTCTCCATATTGATTTTTGCAGGATTTGTAGTAGGAGCACTTGCCTCCAATTTCGATCACTTCGTAAATTACATCTTCAATTTTATATTTCTCGTCATGATCCACAATGCTCTAGCGCTGACCACAGGCTATTCATTCTCTAAGCTATTCAAAATAGGCATACCCGAAACTCGCAGCATCACCATCGAAACGGGCATTCAAAATTCTGGTTTAGCGCTGGTCATAATCTTCGAATATTTCAACGGCATGGGAGGCATGGCCATCATTGCTGCTTGGTGGGGCGTATGGCATTTGATCTCTGGTGCATTGATCTCGTGGCAGTGGTCTTCTCGACCCGCTATAGCAGCCACTCCGTAA
- the hemB gene encoding porphobilinogen synthase — MLRRPRRNRKSTAIRDMVEETRLSTKDFMYPLFLLEGKSKSIAVESMPGIHRLSVDLMLKEIDTCMNLGINAFDIFPVVDEKHKDKLATKSHNPNFFYLQALEEIKDKFPEACIMTDVAMDPYSTDGHDGIVDEYGNILNDESLEVLGAMALAQAETGADIIGPSDMMDGRVEYIREILDDNGFEDTSIMSYTAKYASAFYGPFRDALDSAPKSGDKKTYQMNPANLREAIIEAELDEEEGADFLMVKPALAYLDVIKLLRDNFDLPIAAYNVSGEYAMLKAAAQKGWLDNDTAMMEMLLSMKRAGAKVILTYFAKEAALLMK, encoded by the coding sequence ATGCTGAGACGCCCGAGAAGAAACCGAAAATCTACTGCCATTCGTGATATGGTGGAGGAAACCAGATTATCTACTAAAGATTTTATGTATCCTTTATTTTTGTTGGAAGGCAAGTCTAAATCTATAGCCGTGGAGTCTATGCCAGGGATTCATAGGCTGTCGGTGGATCTGATGCTTAAGGAAATAGATACTTGCATGAATTTGGGGATCAATGCGTTCGATATTTTTCCTGTGGTAGACGAAAAGCACAAGGACAAACTTGCAACCAAAAGTCACAATCCAAACTTTTTCTATTTGCAGGCCTTGGAGGAAATCAAAGACAAATTTCCAGAGGCGTGTATCATGACGGATGTGGCGATGGATCCTTACAGTACAGATGGGCACGATGGCATCGTGGATGAGTATGGCAATATACTAAATGACGAGTCGCTGGAGGTACTAGGAGCTATGGCATTGGCACAAGCCGAAACAGGGGCAGACATCATAGGCCCTTCAGATATGATGGACGGACGTGTGGAGTACATTCGTGAGATCTTGGATGACAATGGGTTTGAAGACACATCGATCATGTCATATACGGCTAAGTATGCAAGTGCTTTTTATGGCCCATTCAGAGATGCCCTCGACTCTGCACCTAAATCGGGCGACAAAAAGACCTACCAGATGAATCCAGCTAACTTGCGTGAAGCGATTATAGAAGCAGAACTCGACGAGGAAGAAGGGGCAGATTTTTTGATGGTAAAGCCAGCATTGGCTTATTTAGATGTGATCAAATTACTGAGGGATAATTTTGATTTGCCGATAGCGGCGTACAATGTGTCTGGGGAATATGCCATGCTCAAAGCAGCAGCACAGAAAGGCTGGCTAGACAATGACACAGCCATGATGGAGATGTTGCTCAGTATGAAGCGTGCAGGGGCTAAGGTGATATTGACCTATTTTGCGAAAGAGGCAGCACTCCTGATGAAATAA
- a CDS encoding aspartyl protease family protein encodes MKQLRIYLLVASLFIVGQGMSQQIGFDFPSGTHKVTIPFERYNNLIVIPVTINHSLTLKFIFDTGVQYPILTEKMFGEYLNLDYSRNITIQGPGEADSIKAKVAHNVSLSLPGGVESGISQALVVLEEDYLKLRNNLGVDVFGVIGYDLFSRFVVEINYDENHITLYEPKKFRARNAYKKIPMKVVNTKPYVEITIMKNEKEGQRMHLMVDSGASHAVLLDNPEDNSLIPEQNITTVIGRGLGGNINGYLGRMASIRLGKFEFEEPIASFPIVGDYGEAIKRGSRNGTIGGELLSRFNVVFDYFGGYLYLKKGSMFNKEFEHDMSGMHIAADGKQLKQLKIYNVRADSPAYHAGLREGDLIESINGYSLESLEFSDFCSLLRNRPGKKIVVKYTRNGSTQKTTFKLERYI; translated from the coding sequence ATGAAACAATTGAGAATATACCTGTTGGTGGCTTCACTTTTTATAGTTGGTCAAGGTATGTCTCAACAGATCGGATTTGATTTTCCATCAGGCACCCACAAAGTCACCATTCCCTTCGAACGCTACAACAACCTTATCGTGATACCCGTCACGATCAATCATTCTCTAACACTCAAATTTATCTTTGACACGGGCGTACAATACCCTATTCTCACTGAGAAAATGTTTGGTGAATATTTAAACCTAGACTATAGCAGAAACATTACCATCCAAGGGCCTGGCGAAGCAGATTCCATCAAAGCCAAAGTAGCTCATAATGTTTCCCTCAGTTTGCCTGGAGGCGTAGAATCTGGCATTAGTCAAGCACTGGTGGTACTAGAAGAGGACTATCTCAAACTACGAAACAACCTAGGTGTCGACGTCTTTGGTGTGATCGGCTATGACCTATTCAGCAGATTTGTGGTAGAGATCAACTACGACGAAAATCACATCACACTCTACGAGCCAAAAAAATTCAGAGCAAGAAATGCTTATAAAAAGATTCCAATGAAAGTGGTGAACACCAAACCCTATGTAGAAATCACCATCATGAAAAACGAAAAAGAAGGACAACGCATGCACCTAATGGTAGACTCAGGCGCTAGTCATGCCGTGTTGCTGGACAATCCAGAGGACAATTCTTTGATCCCAGAACAAAACATCACCACAGTAATCGGTCGTGGGCTTGGCGGCAATATCAACGGCTACCTAGGCAGAATGGCTTCTATCAGGTTGGGGAAATTCGAATTTGAAGAACCTATCGCCTCTTTCCCAATTGTAGGGGACTATGGAGAAGCCATCAAAAGAGGCAGTAGAAATGGCACCATAGGAGGCGAACTACTCTCTAGATTCAATGTAGTCTTCGATTATTTTGGTGGATATCTCTACCTCAAAAAAGGAAGTATGTTTAACAAGGAATTTGAGCATGATATGAGTGGCATGCACATCGCTGCCGATGGCAAACAACTTAAGCAACTCAAAATCTACAACGTACGCGCCGACTCTCCTGCCTATCATGCAGGCCTTCGAGAAGGTGACCTAATCGAATCCATCAATGGTTACTCGTTAGAAAGCCTAGAATTCTCTGACTTTTGCTCTCTACTCAGAAATCGCCCAGGCAAAAAAATAGTCGTGAAGTATACTCGAAATGGGTCCACCCAAAAAACCACTTTCAAACTAGAACGCTACATCTAA